The following coding sequences are from one Triticum aestivum cultivar Chinese Spring chromosome 5A, IWGSC CS RefSeq v2.1, whole genome shotgun sequence window:
- the LOC123107235 gene encoding putative BPI/LBP family protein At1g04970 → MYMEEDLDITLNGGSSWFYQGFIDAFSNHIRSSLENAIMNKIVEGASKLDLFLGGLPKEIYVDRVATMNVTFINDPRFSSSSVEFDIDGLFIPSNKTAPQSDMHFGDTKLAPPLGSSSNMLWISLDEDVFNSVSSLYFKAGLLQHMVDKVPDQFLLNTAGWRFLIPRLYHKYPNKDMLLNISAISPPSVRINVGRIDTTMDLDVIVIVLGSDDIVPVACISLSISVSGRASVSGNNLVGNVELNYFSFDLKWSDIGKLHTGIVPSPTRIVLKTLFMPYVNSYLGHGFPLPIIKGFVIRDSYILTSYSSIMFPSSNQ, encoded by the exons ATGTATATGGAAGAAG ACTTGGACATAACACTTAATGGAGGATCCTCTTGGTTTTATCAAGG ATTCATAGATGCTTTTAGCAATCATATCAGATCATCTTTGGAAAACGCGATTATGAACAAAATAGTTGAGGGTGCATCGAAGCTCGACCTTTTCCTAGGAGGTCTTCCAAAGGAAATTTATGTTGATAGAGTCGCTACTATGAATGTGACATTTATTAATGATCCGCGCTTCAGTAGTTCCTCTGTTGAgtttgatatagatggactatttatTCCATCTAATAAAACTGCTCCTCAGAGTGACATGCATTTTGGTGATACCAAACTTGCACCACCTCTTGGCAGCTCTTCAAACATGTTGTGGATTTCATTGGACGAAGATGTTTTCAACTCTGTTTCATCTCTCTACTTCAAG GCTGGTTTACTACAACATATGGTGGACAAGGTTCCCGATCAGTTTCTTTTGAACACTGCTGGCTGGAGGTTTTTGATTCCAAGGTTGTACCATAAATATCCAAACAAGGATATGCTACTGAACATTTCTGCTATATCACCTCCCTCTGTGAGGATTAATGTAGGTAGAATTGACACCACGATGGACTTAGATGTCATAGTAATCGTATTGGGTTCTGATGATATAGTTCCAGTTGCATGCATATCACTG TCAATTTCTGTTTCTGGACGTGCAAGTGTTTCTGGGAATAATCTTGTTGGAAACGTTGAGTTAAATTATTTCTCGTTTGACTTGAAGTGGAGCGATATTGGCAAACTTCATACTGGTATAGTGCCG AGTCCGACGCGTATTGtcctgaaaactttgttcatgccctACGTGAACTCGTATCTTGGACACGGTTTCCCGTTGCCCATCATCAAGGGCTTCGTCATCAGAGATTCTTATATCCTCACTTCATACTCAAGCATTATGTTTCCTTCGTCGAACCAATGA